The following coding sequences lie in one Motilibacter peucedani genomic window:
- a CDS encoding putative bifunctional diguanylate cyclase/phosphodiesterase has protein sequence MDERQRPSRRLLVTCLLVAGLGTLAVLLVHGGSQVGRELTLPVWALTVAMACGEASVIHLPQRRHSLAVSFTPVALVAGLAFASGPWFVPAAAAGVAAVLAFKRQSPTKKLFNIANAALDVAVAQAVFHLLDGAPDAATWRTSLALYAAVLVGAAVSLGALTAVMALATRSLSLAAARRVIVTGLVLDGATGCVGLLVVVLTTTAPVGLAPLSVLLVLLLGGSLALNRLDMRERRLQSLYRFTSAVGDIRDTDELAWTILREARDILHCDVAELRLPMPNDLPALALRVGTDGTSTVLDPVTEGDAPAEPDAMSVALLSGGKELGTLSVAARWRFLHSFSAQDLMLLRGLADHAAAALHGTLLLDQVRREAAEREHQALHDSVTQLPNRRALGETAQRWALEHDEGFAVLSLDLLGFGGINDALGQDTGDLLLHEVGRRLLWNSAAGHVARLGNDEFAVLVPDVATLREATLAARGVLRPLAEPFALHGLTLEVRVNAGLALGTAGSGDPQALLQKADIALAVAKRDDVELHLYDLADDARGARRLQLVSDLRLAVAAATLEVFYQPKLDPRTGRVTGAEALARWQHPAEGFVPPDEFIPLAEHAGLIRALTSSVLRTALNACAGWRADGHDLTIAVNLSPRMLVDEHLPEQIEAALFEAGLPPEVLVLEITESAVMSDVQIARRVLETLRLMGVSLSLDDYGTGHSSLSYLATLPVNEIKLDKSFTLGLPYEPAALAIVRSTIALGHELGLTVVAEGVEEDGARALLADWECDVVQGYYYSRPLPASGFLAWLDAHADAVAAISR, from the coding sequence GTGGACGAGAGGCAGCGGCCGTCGCGGCGCCTGCTCGTGACGTGCCTGCTCGTGGCCGGGCTCGGCACCCTGGCCGTCCTTCTGGTGCACGGCGGGTCGCAGGTGGGGCGCGAGCTCACCCTTCCGGTGTGGGCCCTCACGGTCGCCATGGCGTGCGGCGAGGCCTCGGTCATCCACCTGCCGCAGCGCCGCCACAGCCTGGCAGTGTCGTTCACGCCGGTCGCGCTGGTCGCCGGCCTCGCGTTCGCCTCCGGGCCGTGGTTCGTGCCCGCCGCCGCGGCCGGCGTGGCCGCCGTGCTCGCCTTCAAGCGCCAGTCCCCCACCAAGAAGCTGTTCAACATCGCCAACGCGGCGCTCGACGTCGCCGTGGCGCAGGCGGTCTTCCACCTGCTCGACGGCGCACCGGACGCCGCGACCTGGCGCACGAGCCTCGCGCTGTACGCAGCGGTGCTGGTCGGCGCGGCCGTGAGCCTGGGTGCCCTGACCGCCGTGATGGCGCTGGCCACCCGGTCACTGAGCCTCGCTGCCGCCCGCCGCGTCATCGTCACCGGTCTCGTCCTCGACGGCGCGACGGGCTGCGTCGGTCTCCTGGTCGTGGTCCTGACCACCACGGCGCCGGTGGGCCTGGCGCCGCTGAGCGTGCTGCTGGTGCTGCTGCTCGGCGGGTCGCTGGCGCTCAACCGGCTCGACATGCGCGAGCGCCGGCTCCAGTCGCTCTACCGCTTCACCAGCGCCGTGGGCGACATCCGCGACACCGACGAGCTGGCCTGGACGATCCTGCGCGAGGCACGCGACATCCTGCACTGCGACGTGGCCGAGCTGCGCCTGCCGATGCCGAACGACCTGCCCGCGCTCGCCCTGCGCGTCGGCACCGACGGCACGAGCACGGTGCTGGACCCCGTCACCGAGGGCGACGCGCCCGCCGAGCCCGACGCCATGAGCGTCGCGCTGCTCTCCGGCGGCAAGGAGCTCGGCACCCTGTCGGTCGCCGCGCGCTGGCGCTTCCTGCACAGCTTCTCCGCCCAGGACCTGATGCTCCTGCGCGGGCTGGCCGACCACGCGGCGGCTGCGCTGCACGGCACCCTGCTGCTCGACCAGGTGCGCCGCGAGGCGGCCGAGCGCGAGCACCAGGCCCTGCACGACAGCGTCACCCAGCTGCCCAACCGCCGGGCTCTCGGCGAGACCGCGCAGCGCTGGGCGCTGGAGCACGACGAGGGCTTCGCGGTCCTCTCGCTCGACCTGCTCGGGTTCGGCGGCATCAACGACGCGCTCGGCCAGGACACCGGCGACCTGCTGCTCCACGAGGTCGGCCGACGGCTGCTCTGGAACTCCGCCGCCGGGCACGTCGCCCGCCTCGGCAATGACGAGTTCGCCGTGCTGGTGCCCGACGTCGCGACGCTCCGTGAGGCGACGCTGGCGGCCCGCGGGGTGCTGCGCCCGCTCGCGGAGCCGTTCGCGTTGCACGGGCTGACCCTCGAGGTCCGGGTCAACGCCGGGCTGGCGCTCGGCACGGCCGGCAGCGGCGACCCCCAGGCCCTGCTGCAGAAGGCCGACATCGCCCTGGCGGTGGCCAAGCGTGACGACGTCGAGCTCCACCTCTACGACCTCGCCGACGACGCCCGCGGCGCCCGTCGGCTGCAGCTGGTCTCCGACCTGCGCCTCGCCGTCGCGGCCGCGACGCTCGAGGTGTTCTACCAGCCCAAGCTCGACCCGCGCACCGGCCGCGTCACGGGCGCCGAGGCGCTCGCCCGCTGGCAGCACCCCGCCGAGGGCTTCGTGCCGCCGGACGAGTTCATCCCGCTGGCCGAGCACGCCGGTCTGATCCGGGCGCTGACCTCGTCGGTGCTGCGTACGGCGCTGAACGCCTGCGCCGGCTGGCGCGCGGACGGCCACGACCTGACCATCGCGGTCAACCTCTCGCCGCGCATGCTCGTCGACGAGCACCTGCCGGAGCAGATCGAGGCAGCGCTCTTTGAGGCCGGGCTGCCGCCCGAGGTGCTGGTCCTCGAGATCACCGAGTCGGCGGTCATGAGCGACGTGCAGATCGCCCGCCGGGTGCTCGAGACGCTGCGCCTCATGGGCGTCTCGCTCTCGCTCGACGACTACGGCACCGGTCACTCGTCGCTGTCCTACCTCGCCACCCTGCCGGTCAACGAGATCAAGCTCGACAAGTCGTTCACCCTCGGCCTGCCCTACGAGCCGGCCGCGCTGGCCATCGTCCGCTCGACGATCGCGCTGGGCCACGAGCTCGGCCTGACCGTCGTGGCCGAGGGCGTCGAGGAGGACGGGGCGCGCGCCCTGCTCGCCGACTGGGAGTGCGACGTCGTGCAGGGCTACTACTACAGCCGCCCGCTGCCCGCGTCGGGCTTCCTCGCCTGGCTCGACGCCCACGCCGACGCGGTGGCCGCCATCAGCCGGTGA
- a CDS encoding adenosine deaminase, giving the protein MMPAPTPDEVRAAPKVLLHDHLDGGLRPATVLELARANGYDALPADDVASLGAWFESAASSGSLERYLETFAHTVGVMQDVHAVRRVAAECVEDLAADGVVYAEVRFAPELHVERGLALDTVVEAVLEGFAEGVANAAATGRRIRVGALLTAMRHAARSQEIAELAIRYRDAGVVGFDIAGAEAGFPPTRHLDAFEYLRRENAHFTIHAGEAFGLPSIWEALQWCGADRLGHGVRIVDDVTVASDGSVRLGRLAAYVRDMRIPLEMCPSSNVQTGAAESVAEHPIGLLRRLGFRVTVNTDNRLMSATSLSRELSLLVDAFGYGWRDLRWLTINAMKSAFIPFDERIEIIEGTLKPAYAAHGA; this is encoded by the coding sequence ATGATGCCCGCCCCCACCCCCGACGAGGTGCGCGCCGCACCGAAGGTCCTCCTCCACGACCACCTCGACGGCGGTCTGCGGCCGGCCACCGTGCTCGAGCTCGCCCGGGCCAACGGCTACGACGCGCTCCCCGCCGACGACGTGGCCTCGCTGGGCGCCTGGTTCGAGAGCGCCGCGTCCTCCGGCTCGCTCGAGCGCTACCTCGAGACCTTCGCCCACACGGTCGGCGTCATGCAGGACGTGCACGCGGTCCGGCGGGTGGCTGCCGAGTGCGTCGAGGACCTCGCTGCCGACGGCGTCGTCTACGCCGAGGTGCGCTTCGCCCCCGAGCTCCACGTCGAGCGCGGGCTCGCCCTCGACACGGTGGTCGAGGCCGTGCTCGAGGGCTTCGCCGAAGGGGTCGCGAACGCCGCGGCCACCGGACGGCGCATCCGGGTGGGCGCGCTGCTCACCGCCATGCGCCACGCGGCCCGCAGCCAGGAGATCGCCGAGCTCGCCATCCGCTACCGCGACGCCGGGGTCGTCGGCTTCGACATCGCCGGCGCCGAGGCGGGCTTCCCGCCCACTCGCCACCTCGACGCGTTCGAGTACCTCCGCCGCGAGAACGCCCACTTCACCATCCATGCCGGCGAGGCGTTCGGGCTGCCGAGCATCTGGGAGGCGCTGCAGTGGTGCGGCGCCGACCGGCTCGGCCACGGCGTACGCATCGTCGACGACGTCACGGTCGCGAGCGACGGGAGCGTGCGTCTCGGCCGCCTCGCCGCGTACGTCCGCGACATGCGCATCCCGCTGGAGATGTGCCCGTCGTCCAACGTGCAGACCGGCGCGGCGGAGTCGGTGGCCGAGCACCCGATCGGGCTGCTGCGCCGGCTGGGCTTCCGCGTCACGGTCAACACGGACAACCGGCTGATGAGCGCGACCTCGCTGTCTCGAGAGCTGAGCCTGCTGGTCGACGCGTTCGGCTACGGCTGGCGCGACCTGCGCTGGCTGACCATCAACGCGATGAAGAGCGCCTTCATCCCGTTCGACGAGCGCATCGAGATCATCGAGGGGACGCTCAAGCCGGCGTACGCGGCGCACGGCGCCTGA
- a CDS encoding DUF4142 domain-containing protein, whose amino-acid sequence MKLRSLVPAAVVGVAALGVPAAASAAPAPAAINREATAAQAKAADIAWMKTAAISDMSEIASGKLAVSKATTGGVKALGAMFVKDHTMHLATLKKLAAARDVALPTSLPPAMTAMMQKMTDAPAGLQWDRNWTRAQLSAHRMTIIATGKARQVSRDSAVLAFERKTLPVVTMHHTELANVYLIIAPASTVKVTTG is encoded by the coding sequence GTGAAGCTCCGCTCCCTCGTCCCTGCCGCCGTCGTCGGCGTGGCCGCCCTCGGTGTGCCCGCTGCAGCGTCCGCAGCCCCGGCTCCCGCTGCCATCAACCGGGAGGCGACGGCTGCCCAGGCGAAGGCGGCCGACATCGCGTGGATGAAGACCGCCGCGATCTCCGACATGTCCGAGATCGCCAGCGGCAAGCTCGCCGTCAGCAAGGCCACGACCGGCGGCGTCAAGGCCCTCGGCGCGATGTTCGTCAAGGACCACACCATGCACCTGGCCACGCTGAAGAAGCTGGCCGCCGCACGCGACGTCGCGCTGCCCACGTCGCTCCCGCCGGCGATGACCGCGATGATGCAGAAGATGACCGACGCGCCGGCGGGCCTGCAGTGGGACCGCAACTGGACCCGCGCCCAGCTCTCGGCCCACCGCATGACCATCATCGCGACCGGCAAGGCGCGCCAGGTCTCGCGCGACTCCGCGGTGCTCGCGTTCGAGCGCAAGACGCTGCCGGTGGTGACGATGCACCACACCGAGCTCGCGAACGTCTACCTGATCATCGCACCGGCCTCGACCGTCAAGGTCACGACCGGCTGA
- a CDS encoding VOC family protein, whose translation MAVRLSEVVVDCADPERVARFWSAVLGWPVRRWDEDGEVYFDLEPPSPGIPELAFVPVPEPKTAKVRIHLDVRPVDGATRDEEVERILALGATRADVGQSEDVSWVVLADVEGNEFCVLGVASTHDSAAR comes from the coding sequence ATGGCCGTACGCCTCTCGGAGGTGGTCGTGGACTGTGCCGACCCGGAGCGCGTCGCGCGCTTCTGGTCGGCCGTCCTCGGCTGGCCGGTGCGCCGGTGGGACGAGGACGGCGAGGTCTACTTCGACCTGGAGCCGCCCTCGCCGGGGATCCCGGAGCTGGCGTTCGTGCCGGTGCCGGAGCCGAAGACGGCCAAGGTGCGCATCCACCTCGACGTCCGTCCCGTCGACGGCGCCACCCGTGACGAGGAGGTCGAGCGGATCCTTGCGCTGGGGGCGACCCGCGCCGACGTCGGGCAGTCGGAGGACGTGTCGTGGGTGGTCCTCGCCGACGTCGAGGGCAACGAGTTCTGCGTCCTCGGGGTCGCGTCGACGCACGACTCAGCGGCGCGGTGA